Proteins from a genomic interval of Capsicum annuum cultivar UCD-10X-F1 chromosome 4, UCD10Xv1.1, whole genome shotgun sequence:
- the LOC124898004 gene encoding uncharacterized protein LOC124898004 yields MVQGFRQWHKKSPFSLLGYHTTIWTSVSATLYSLVYGTEVVILVEIVIPSLRVVVKDKIDDDQWVKNRLEQLSLIDEKRLISIEAKGKFFPNWQGPFWVKRVLPNGALYLTDIASKMEEMIVNANAVKGYYV; encoded by the exons ATGGTGCAAGGTTTCCGACAATGGCATAAAAAGTCACCTTTTTCTTTATTGGGTTATCATACTACCATTTGGACTTCAGTAAGTGCAACTCTTTACTCACTGGTATATGGAACTGAAGTAGTTATACTTGTAGAGATTGTGATTCCTTCTCTTCGAGTAGTTGTGAAAGACAAAATTGATGATGATCAGTGGGTTAAAAATCGATTGGAGcaattaagcttgattgatgaaaaaagattgATATCG ATTGAAGCCAAAGGTAAATTCTTCCCTAATTGGCAAGGTCCATTTTGGGTAAAAAGAGTGTTACCGAATGGTGCATTATATTTGACTGATATAGCCAGCAAAATGGAAGAAATGATTGTCAATGCTAATGCAGTTAAaggatattatgtatga